One segment of Streptomyces sp. TG1A-8 DNA contains the following:
- a CDS encoding adenylosuccinate lyase: protein MNEEWRSLTERLRQESQGGAGYERLVATEDHDELAEVLVAPGQPLWARELAAFRLGVAGDRRAFESLVLLLNHRDPPRCAAAAHALARLGDPRTARAAAALATNELRVAYALHPVRLLVALRAPEAVPALITTLERRLRPHDPYRRVALACVEGLGALGDPRARRVLNEALAHPALAQAAVRALARIPQQQSG, encoded by the coding sequence GTGAACGAGGAGTGGCGGTCGCTCACCGAGCGCCTGCGGCAGGAGTCGCAGGGCGGCGCGGGCTACGAACGGCTGGTGGCGACGGAGGACCACGACGAACTGGCCGAGGTGCTCGTCGCGCCCGGACAGCCCCTGTGGGCCCGGGAACTGGCCGCGTTCCGGCTGGGCGTCGCCGGCGACCGGCGCGCCTTCGAGTCCCTGGTCCTGCTGCTCAACCACCGCGACCCGCCCCGCTGCGCCGCCGCCGCCCACGCCCTCGCCCGCCTCGGCGACCCGCGCACGGCCCGCGCCGCGGCCGCCCTCGCCACCAACGAACTGCGCGTCGCCTACGCCCTGCACCCGGTACGCCTCCTGGTCGCCCTGCGCGCCCCCGAGGCCGTGCCCGCCCTGATCACCACCCTGGAGCGGCGGCTGCGCCCGCACGACCCCTACCGCCGGGTCGCCCTGGCCTGCGTGGAGGGCCTGGGTGCGCTCGGCGACCCCCGGGCCCGGCGCGTGCTGAACGAGGCCCTCGCCCATCCGGCCCTGGCGCAGGCGGCCGTGCGCGCGCTGGCGCGGATCCCCCAGCAGCAGTCCGGCTGA
- a CDS encoding GNAT family N-acetyltransferase, whose amino-acid sequence MEHPPPRIRPMALADCDRVSGIRVRGWQHAYRGLMPQAYLDGLSAAADAGRRRARFGQGDGPAGDLVAERGGEVVGWAAYGPYRDGAARTGDAELYALYVDPARLGEGIGRALLAAADARCAWSPRMRLWVVGDNVRARRFYESAGFRADGAEEAFEVDGVPVTEVRYARDTGR is encoded by the coding sequence ATGGAGCACCCGCCGCCCCGCATCCGTCCGATGGCCCTCGCCGACTGCGACCGTGTCTCCGGGATCCGGGTCCGGGGCTGGCAGCACGCGTACCGCGGCCTCATGCCGCAGGCGTACCTCGACGGGCTCAGCGCCGCGGCGGACGCCGGGCGGCGGCGGGCGCGGTTCGGGCAGGGGGACGGCCCGGCGGGGGACCTGGTCGCCGAGCGGGGCGGCGAGGTCGTCGGCTGGGCGGCGTACGGGCCGTACCGGGACGGTGCCGCGCGCACCGGGGACGCCGAGCTGTACGCGCTCTACGTCGATCCCGCGCGCCTCGGCGAGGGGATCGGCCGGGCCCTGCTGGCGGCGGCGGACGCCCGGTGCGCGTGGTCCCCCCGCATGCGGCTGTGGGTGGTGGGGGACAACGTCCGCGCCCGGCGGTTCTACGAGAGCGCCGGGTTCCGGGCGGACGGCGCCGAGGAGGCCTTCGAGGTGGACGGCGTGCCCGTGACCGAGGTGCGGTACGCCAGGGACACGGGCCGCTGA
- a CDS encoding 3-hydroxyacyl-CoA dehydrogenase family protein has protein sequence MAAPLSDTPPSPLKTIAVVGLGTMGTGIAEVLAKAGREVIGIDTSAAQAAKAVAALESATARAVERGRLTGRERAGALARFRTATDLAAAADADLVIEVVPESYELKQRVFRELDGVVRPGTVLATGTNALSVTRLAAGSAHPERVLGLHFFNPAPAMKLVEVVSSVLTAPQAVAAVTDLALELGKEPVAVGDRPGFVADGLLFGYLNQAAAMYEAKYASREDIDAAMRLGCGLPMGPLALLDLIGVDTARTVLEALYAESRDRLHAPAPILRQLSEAGLTGRKSGRGFYTYEAPGSAAVVADALTPASTGPGGPGRPVRSVGVAGSGTMASGIAEVFAKAGYEVVLAARSEDKARAARARVGASLARSVDRGRLTAEAAAGTLDRITPAGSYDAFAGVDLAVEAVAEDLEVKRQLFATLDEVCKPGAVLATTTSSLPVVACARATSRPQDVIGMHFFNPAPAMKLVEVVRTVLTGDDVHATARGVCRTIGKHAVDCGDRAGFIVNALLFPYLNNAVKMVQEHYASPDDIDAAMKLGGGYPMGPFELLDVVGLDVSLAIEKVLHREFRDPGLAPAPLLEHLVAAGCLGRKTGRGFREHARR, from the coding sequence ATGGCCGCTCCCCTGTCCGACACCCCTCCGTCCCCCCTCAAGACGATCGCCGTCGTCGGCCTGGGCACCATGGGCACCGGCATCGCCGAGGTCCTCGCCAAGGCCGGCCGCGAGGTGATCGGCATCGACACCAGCGCGGCCCAGGCCGCGAAGGCCGTCGCCGCCCTGGAGTCCGCCACCGCCCGTGCCGTGGAGCGCGGCCGGCTGACCGGGCGGGAGCGCGCCGGCGCCCTGGCCCGCTTCCGCACGGCCACCGACCTGGCGGCGGCCGCCGACGCCGACCTCGTCATCGAGGTGGTCCCGGAGTCGTACGAGCTCAAGCAGCGGGTCTTCCGCGAACTGGACGGCGTCGTCCGCCCCGGGACCGTCCTCGCCACCGGCACCAACGCCCTGTCGGTGACCCGGCTGGCCGCCGGTTCCGCCCACCCCGAACGCGTGCTGGGCCTGCACTTCTTCAACCCGGCGCCGGCCATGAAGCTGGTCGAGGTGGTCTCGTCCGTACTGACCGCGCCCCAGGCCGTCGCCGCGGTCACGGACCTCGCCCTCGAACTGGGCAAGGAGCCGGTCGCGGTCGGCGACCGGCCCGGATTCGTCGCCGACGGGCTGCTGTTCGGCTACCTCAACCAGGCCGCCGCGATGTACGAGGCCAAGTACGCCTCCCGGGAGGACATCGACGCGGCGATGCGCCTCGGCTGTGGCCTGCCGATGGGCCCGCTCGCGCTGCTGGACCTGATCGGCGTCGACACCGCGCGCACCGTCCTGGAGGCCCTGTACGCCGAGTCCCGCGACCGCCTGCACGCGCCCGCCCCGATCCTGCGGCAGCTGAGCGAGGCGGGCCTGACCGGCCGCAAGTCCGGGCGCGGCTTCTACACCTACGAGGCACCGGGCAGCGCCGCGGTCGTGGCCGACGCCCTGACCCCCGCCTCCACCGGCCCCGGGGGCCCCGGCCGTCCCGTGCGCTCCGTGGGCGTCGCCGGCTCGGGCACCATGGCCTCGGGCATCGCCGAGGTGTTCGCCAAGGCCGGGTACGAGGTGGTCCTCGCCGCCCGCAGCGAGGACAAGGCCCGGGCCGCCAGGGCCCGCGTCGGCGCGTCGCTCGCGCGCTCGGTCGACAGGGGCCGGCTGACCGCCGAGGCCGCCGCGGGGACCCTGGACCGGATCACCCCGGCCGGCTCCTACGACGCGTTCGCCGGCGTCGACCTGGCCGTCGAGGCGGTCGCCGAGGACCTGGAGGTCAAGCGGCAGCTGTTCGCGACGCTGGACGAGGTCTGCAAGCCGGGCGCGGTCCTGGCCACCACGACCTCCTCGCTGCCGGTCGTCGCCTGCGCCCGGGCCACCTCGCGCCCGCAGGACGTGATCGGCATGCACTTCTTCAACCCGGCCCCGGCGATGAAGCTGGTCGAGGTCGTGCGCACGGTGCTGACCGGCGACGACGTCCACGCCACCGCCCGCGGGGTCTGCCGCACCATCGGCAAGCACGCGGTCGACTGCGGCGACCGGGCCGGGTTCATCGTGAACGCGCTGCTGTTCCCGTACCTCAACAACGCCGTCAAGATGGTCCAGGAGCACTACGCCTCCCCGGACGACATCGACGCGGCGATGAAGCTGGGCGGCGGCTATCCGATGGGCCCCTTCGAACTACTGGACGTGGTCGGCCTGGACGTCTCACTGGCCATCGAGAAGGTGCTGCACCGCGAGTTCCGGGACCCGGGGCTCGCCCCGGCCCCGCTGCTGGAGCACCTGGTGGCCGCGGGCTGCCTCGGCCGCAAGACGGGCCGCGGCTTCCGCGAGCACGCCCGCCGCTGA
- a CDS encoding TetR family transcriptional regulator, producing MPQSAKSSRTPATPDAPESAAGGRAAAQRLKMRRELAAAAMELFATKGYEATTVDEIAAAAGVARRTFFRHFRSKEEAIFPDHDDTLIRAEAVLNAAPAHEHPLDTVCRGIKEVMRMYAARPEISVARYKLTREVPTLREAEIASVARYERLFTRYLLGHFDERAHADDANDDPLLAEVAASAVVTAHNHVLRRWLRADGQGDVEAQLDHAFAIVRRTFGTGIGAGRGPAAQPAAGAPAAVSAHGEVLVTVARTDAPLHEVMRTIEKALKER from the coding sequence ATGCCCCAGTCCGCCAAGTCCTCCCGTACCCCAGCCACGCCCGACGCGCCGGAGAGCGCCGCAGGCGGCCGCGCCGCCGCCCAGCGGCTGAAAATGCGCCGGGAGCTGGCCGCCGCCGCGATGGAACTCTTCGCGACGAAGGGGTACGAGGCGACCACCGTCGACGAGATCGCGGCCGCCGCCGGGGTCGCCCGCCGGACCTTCTTCCGCCACTTCCGCTCCAAGGAGGAGGCGATCTTCCCGGACCACGACGACACGCTGATCCGTGCCGAGGCGGTCCTCAACGCCGCCCCCGCGCACGAGCACCCGCTCGACACCGTGTGCCGCGGCATCAAGGAAGTCATGAGGATGTACGCCGCCCGGCCGGAGATCTCGGTCGCCCGCTACAAGCTCACGCGCGAGGTCCCCACCCTGCGCGAGGCCGAGATCGCGTCCGTGGCCCGCTACGAGCGCCTGTTCACCCGTTACCTCCTCGGCCACTTCGACGAGCGCGCGCACGCCGACGACGCCAACGACGACCCGCTGCTGGCCGAGGTCGCCGCCTCCGCCGTCGTCACCGCCCACAACCACGTGCTGCGGCGCTGGCTGCGGGCCGACGGCCAGGGCGACGTGGAGGCACAGCTCGACCACGCCTTCGCCATCGTCCGCCGGACCTTCGGCACCGGCATCGGCGCCGGGCGCGGCCCGGCCGCGCAGCCGGCCGCCGGCGCCCCGGCGGCGGTGTCCGCGCACGGGGAGGTGCTGGTGACCGTGGCGCGCACGGACGCCCCGCTGCACGAGGTCATGCGGACCATCGAGAAGGCCCTGAAGGAGCGCTGA
- a CDS encoding protein meaA has protein sequence MTERQKDRPWLMRTYAGHSTAEASNELYRRNLAKGQTGLSVAFDLPTQTGYDPDHVLARGEVGRVGVPVSHLGDMRRLFQDIPLERMNTSMTINATAMWLLALYQVVAEEQGADVTRLQGTTQNDIVKEYLSRGTHVFPPGPSLRLTTDMIAYTVSHLPKWNPINICSYHLQEAGATPVQEIAYAMSTAIAVLDAVRDGGQVPEERMGDVVARISFFVNAGVRFVEEMCKMRAFGRIWDRITRERYGIEDPGQRRFRYGVQVNSLGLTEAQPENNVQRIVLEMLAVTLSKDARARAVQLPAWNEALGLPRPWDQQWSLRIQQVLAYESDLLEYEDIFEGSKVIEAKVDQLVADCSAEIDRIQEMGGAMAAVESGYLKARLVASHAERRARIESGQERIVGVNIFEGTEPNPLTADLDTAIQTVDPAVEAQVVEALRHWRETRYQPPFNHPRPCKALERLKEAARGTDNLMEVTLECARAGVTTGEWAGALREVFGEYRAPTGVSSAPVAVTAGAGSALAGVRAAVDATARELGVGKLRFLVGKPGLDGHSNGAEQIAVRARDAGFEVVYPGIRLTPEQIVDAALAEDVHAVGLSVLSGSHARLVPDVLERLRVAGATDIPVIAGGIIPGGDAEELRAAGVAAVFTPKDFDITGIIGRIVDEIRKANKLDPLEVPA, from the coding sequence ATGACAGAGCGCCAGAAGGACCGGCCGTGGCTCATGCGCACCTACGCCGGCCACTCCACGGCGGAGGCGTCCAACGAGCTGTACCGCCGCAACCTCGCCAAGGGCCAGACCGGCCTGTCGGTCGCGTTCGACCTTCCGACGCAGACCGGCTACGACCCCGACCACGTCCTCGCCCGCGGCGAGGTCGGCCGGGTCGGCGTCCCCGTCTCGCACCTCGGTGACATGCGCCGGCTGTTCCAGGACATCCCCCTGGAACGGATGAACACCTCGATGACGATCAACGCCACCGCCATGTGGCTGCTGGCGCTCTACCAGGTCGTCGCGGAGGAGCAGGGCGCGGACGTCACCCGGCTCCAGGGCACGACCCAGAACGACATCGTCAAGGAGTACCTGTCCCGGGGCACCCACGTGTTCCCGCCGGGGCCCTCGCTCCGGCTGACGACGGACATGATCGCGTACACGGTCTCCCACCTCCCGAAGTGGAACCCGATCAACATCTGCAGCTACCACCTGCAGGAGGCCGGGGCCACGCCGGTGCAGGAGATCGCGTACGCGATGTCCACCGCCATCGCCGTCCTCGACGCCGTCCGCGACGGCGGCCAGGTGCCCGAGGAGCGCATGGGCGACGTGGTGGCCCGCATCTCCTTCTTCGTGAACGCCGGCGTCCGCTTCGTCGAGGAGATGTGCAAGATGCGCGCCTTCGGCCGCATCTGGGACCGGATCACCCGGGAGCGGTACGGCATCGAGGACCCCGGGCAGCGCCGCTTCCGCTACGGCGTCCAGGTCAACTCGCTCGGCCTGACCGAGGCCCAGCCGGAGAACAACGTCCAGCGGATCGTGCTGGAGATGCTGGCCGTGACCCTCTCCAAGGACGCGCGCGCACGTGCCGTGCAGCTGCCGGCCTGGAACGAGGCGCTGGGCCTGCCCCGCCCCTGGGACCAGCAGTGGTCGCTGCGCATCCAGCAGGTGCTCGCCTACGAGAGCGACCTGCTGGAGTACGAGGACATCTTCGAGGGCTCGAAGGTGATCGAGGCGAAGGTGGACCAGCTGGTCGCGGACTGCTCCGCGGAGATCGACCGCATCCAGGAGATGGGCGGGGCGATGGCCGCGGTCGAGTCCGGCTACCTCAAGGCGCGGCTGGTCGCCTCGCACGCCGAACGGCGGGCGCGGATCGAGTCCGGCCAGGAGAGGATCGTCGGCGTGAACATCTTCGAGGGGACCGAGCCGAACCCCCTCACGGCCGACCTGGACACCGCGATCCAGACCGTGGACCCGGCGGTCGAGGCCCAGGTCGTCGAGGCGCTGCGGCACTGGCGGGAGACCCGCTACCAGCCGCCCTTCAACCACCCGCGCCCGTGCAAGGCGCTGGAGCGGCTGAAGGAGGCCGCCAGGGGCACCGACAACCTGATGGAGGTCACGCTGGAGTGCGCCCGGGCGGGGGTCACGACCGGCGAGTGGGCGGGCGCCCTGCGCGAGGTGTTCGGCGAGTACCGGGCGCCCACCGGGGTCTCCTCCGCGCCGGTGGCCGTCACCGCCGGGGCCGGCTCGGCGCTGGCCGGGGTCCGGGCCGCGGTGGACGCCACCGCACGCGAGCTGGGCGTGGGCAAGCTGCGCTTCCTGGTCGGCAAGCCGGGCCTGGACGGGCACTCCAACGGTGCCGAGCAGATCGCCGTCCGCGCCCGCGACGCCGGCTTCGAGGTGGTCTACCCGGGCATCCGGCTCACCCCGGAGCAGATCGTGGACGCGGCCCTGGCCGAGGACGTGCACGCGGTCGGCCTGTCCGTCCTCTCCGGCTCGCACGCCCGGCTGGTGCCGGACGTGCTGGAGCGGCTGCGTGTGGCGGGCGCCACAGACATTCCGGTGATCGCCGGTGGCATCATCCCAGGCGGTGACGCCGAGGAGCTGCGGGCCGCCGGAGTGGCCGCGGTCTTCACCCCGAAGGACTTCGACATCACCGGCATCATCGGCCGCATCGTGGACGAGATCCGGAAAGCGAACAAGCTCGACCCCCTGGAGGTCCCCGCATGA
- the ccrA gene encoding crotonyl-CoA carboxylase/reductase, giving the protein MKDILAAIQSPDSTPADFAALPLPESYRAITVHKDETEMFAGLHTRDKDPRKSIHLDEVPVPELGPGEALVAVMASSVNYNTVWTSIFEPLSTFGFLERYGKVSELTRRHDLPYHVIGSDLAGVVLRTGPGVNAWKPGDEVVAHCLSVELESSDGHNDTMLDPEQRIWGFETNFGGLAEVALVKSNQLMPKPDHLSWEEAAAPGLVNSTAYRQLVSRNGAQMKQGDNVLIWGASGGLGSYATQFALAGGATPICVVSSEQKAEICRRMGAELIIDRTAEDYKFWKDGSTQDPREWKRFGKRIRELTGGEDVDIVFEHPGRETFGASVYVTRKGGTIVTCASTSGYHHEYDNRYLWMSLKRIIGSHFANYREAWEANRLIAKGRIHPTLSKVYSLEETGQAAHDVHRNLHQGKVGVLCLAPEEGLGVRDQEMRARHVDAINRFRNT; this is encoded by the coding sequence ATGAAGGACATCCTGGCCGCGATCCAGTCGCCCGACTCCACGCCGGCCGACTTCGCCGCCCTGCCGCTGCCCGAGTCCTACCGCGCGATCACCGTGCACAAGGACGAGACGGAGATGTTCGCGGGCCTGCACACCCGCGACAAGGACCCCCGCAAGTCGATCCACCTGGACGAGGTCCCGGTGCCCGAACTGGGCCCGGGCGAGGCGCTGGTGGCCGTCATGGCCTCCTCGGTCAACTACAACACGGTGTGGACCTCGATCTTCGAGCCGCTGTCCACGTTCGGGTTCCTGGAGCGCTACGGCAAGGTCTCGGAGCTGACCAGGCGCCACGACCTGCCGTACCACGTCATCGGTTCCGACCTCGCGGGCGTCGTCCTGCGCACCGGGCCGGGCGTCAACGCCTGGAAGCCCGGTGACGAGGTGGTCGCGCACTGCCTGTCCGTCGAACTGGAGTCCTCCGACGGCCACAACGACACCATGCTCGACCCCGAACAGCGCATCTGGGGCTTCGAGACCAACTTCGGCGGCCTCGCCGAAGTCGCGCTCGTGAAGTCCAACCAGCTCATGCCCAAGCCGGACCACCTGAGCTGGGAGGAGGCCGCCGCCCCGGGCCTGGTCAACTCCACCGCCTACCGCCAGCTCGTCTCCCGCAACGGCGCCCAGATGAAGCAGGGCGACAACGTGCTGATCTGGGGCGCGAGCGGCGGGCTGGGCAGCTACGCCACCCAGTTCGCGCTCGCCGGCGGCGCCACACCCATCTGCGTGGTCTCCAGCGAGCAGAAGGCCGAGATCTGCCGGAGGATGGGCGCCGAGCTGATCATCGACCGCACCGCCGAGGACTACAAGTTCTGGAAGGACGGCAGCACCCAGGACCCCCGCGAGTGGAAGCGCTTCGGCAAGCGCATCCGCGAGCTCACCGGCGGCGAGGACGTCGACATCGTCTTCGAGCACCCCGGCCGCGAGACCTTCGGCGCCTCCGTCTACGTCACCCGCAAGGGCGGCACCATCGTCACCTGCGCGTCCACCTCGGGCTACCACCACGAGTACGACAACCGCTACCTGTGGATGTCCCTCAAGCGCATCATCGGCTCGCACTTCGCCAACTACCGCGAGGCCTGGGAGGCCAACCGCCTCATCGCCAAGGGGCGGATCCACCCGACCCTGTCGAAGGTCTACTCCCTGGAGGAGACCGGCCAGGCCGCCCACGACGTGCACCGCAACCTGCACCAGGGCAAGGTCGGCGTCCTGTGCCTCGCCCCCGAGGAGGGCCTGGGCGTGCGCGACCAGGAGATGCGCGCCCGGCACGTCGACGCCATCAACCGCTTCCGGAACACCTGA
- a CDS encoding MaoC family dehydratase yields the protein MRFGRTYEEFEVGAVYKHWPGKTVTEYDDHLFCLLTMNHHPLHMDANYAERTTDFGRNVVVGNYVYSLLLGMSVPDVSGKAIANLEVESLRHVAPTFHGDTIYGETTVLDKRPSKSRDDRGIVHVETRGHKQDGTLVCVFRRKVMVPTGTYVKERGGEQPGRPEPKQEK from the coding sequence ATGCGGTTCGGGCGCACCTACGAGGAGTTCGAGGTCGGGGCGGTCTACAAGCACTGGCCCGGCAAGACGGTCACCGAGTACGACGACCACCTGTTCTGCCTGCTGACCATGAACCACCACCCGCTCCACATGGACGCCAACTACGCGGAGAGGACGACGGACTTCGGCAGGAACGTCGTCGTGGGCAACTACGTCTACTCCCTGCTGCTCGGCATGTCCGTGCCGGACGTGTCCGGCAAGGCGATCGCCAACCTGGAGGTCGAGTCGCTCAGGCACGTGGCGCCGACCTTCCACGGCGACACGATCTACGGCGAGACGACCGTGCTGGACAAGCGGCCGTCGAAGTCGAGGGACGACCGCGGCATCGTCCACGTCGAGACCAGGGGCCACAAGCAGGACGGCACCCTGGTGTGCGTCTTCCGCCGCAAGGTGATGGTGCCCACCGGGACGTACGTCAAGGAGCGCGGCGGCGAACAGCCCGGCCGCCCGGAGCCGAAGCAGGAGAAGTGA
- a CDS encoding acyl-CoA dehydrogenase family protein — translation MARLAQTAGLTDVQQEILSTVRDFVDKEIIPVATGLEHRDEYPQQIVDGLRELGLFGLTIPEEYGGLGESLLTYALCVEEIARGWMSVSGIINTHFIVAYMLKQHGTQEQKDHFLPRMAAGDVRGAFSMSEPGLGSDVSAITSKAVRDGDEYVLNGQKMWLTNGGTSSLVAVLVRSDEGHPEGTAPHRSMTTFLVEKEPGFGEVRPGLTVPGKIDKMGYKGVDTTELIMDGLRVPADRVLGGVTGRGFYQMMDGVEVGRVNVAARGCGVAQRAFELGVRYAQQRHTFGRPIAQHQAIQFKLAEMATKVEAAHAMMVNAARKKDSGERNDLEAGMAKYLASEYCKEVVEDAFRIHGGYGFSKEYEIERLYREAPMLLIGEGTAEIQKMIIGRRLLEEYRFQG, via the coding sequence ATGGCCCGCCTGGCCCAGACCGCCGGTCTGACCGACGTCCAGCAGGAGATCCTCTCCACCGTCCGCGACTTCGTGGACAAGGAGATCATCCCGGTCGCCACCGGGCTGGAGCACCGCGACGAGTACCCGCAGCAGATCGTGGACGGCCTGAGGGAACTCGGCCTGTTCGGTCTGACGATCCCCGAGGAGTACGGGGGCCTGGGCGAGTCGCTGCTGACCTACGCCCTGTGCGTGGAGGAGATCGCCCGCGGCTGGATGTCGGTGTCCGGCATCATCAACACCCACTTCATCGTCGCGTACATGCTCAAGCAGCACGGCACGCAGGAGCAGAAGGACCACTTCCTGCCGCGCATGGCGGCCGGCGACGTCCGGGGCGCCTTCTCGATGTCGGAGCCCGGTCTGGGCTCCGACGTGTCGGCGATCACGTCCAAGGCGGTCCGGGACGGCGACGAGTACGTCCTGAACGGCCAGAAGATGTGGCTGACGAACGGCGGCACGTCCTCGCTCGTGGCCGTCCTGGTGCGCAGTGACGAAGGACACCCCGAGGGCACGGCGCCCCACAGGTCGATGACGACCTTCCTGGTGGAGAAGGAACCCGGCTTCGGCGAGGTGCGCCCCGGCCTCACCGTCCCCGGAAAGATCGACAAGATGGGCTACAAGGGCGTCGACACCACCGAGCTGATCATGGACGGTCTGCGGGTGCCGGCCGACCGGGTGCTCGGCGGCGTCACCGGCCGGGGTTTCTACCAGATGATGGACGGCGTGGAGGTCGGCCGGGTCAACGTGGCCGCACGCGGCTGCGGCGTCGCCCAGCGCGCCTTCGAGCTGGGCGTCCGGTACGCCCAGCAGCGCCACACCTTCGGCAGGCCGATCGCGCAGCACCAGGCCATCCAGTTCAAACTGGCCGAAATGGCCACCAAGGTGGAGGCCGCGCATGCCATGATGGTGAACGCGGCTCGCAAAAAGGATTCCGGCGAACGAAACGACCTCGAGGCCGGCATGGCCAAGTACCTCGCCTCCGAGTACTGCAAGGAGGTCGTGGAGGACGCCTTCCGGATCCACGGCGGCTACGGCTTCTCCAAGGAGTACGAGATCGAGCGCCTCTACCGGGAGGCCCCGATGCTGCTCATCGGTGAAGGCACCGCCGAGATCCAGAAAATGATCATCGGACGCAGGTTGCTCGAAGAGTATCGATTCCAGGGCTGA
- a CDS encoding CoA ester lyase — protein sequence MTAHPPAATAGSGSAARPADRLRPRRSCLAVPGSNPRFLEKAQGLPADQVFLDLEDACAPLAKPEARHTIVKFLNEGDWTGKTRVVRVNDWTTEWTYRDVVTVVEGAGPRLDCIMLPKVQDAQQVVALDLLLTQIEKTMGFEVGRIGIEAQIENARGLNNVNAIAQASPRLETIVFGPADFMASINMKSLVVGEQPPGYPADAYHYILMKILMAARANDLQAIDGPYLQIRNVDGFREVAGRAAALGFDGKWVLHPGQVDAANEVFSPSQEDYDHAELILDAYEYYTSEAGGRKGSAMLGDEMIDEASRKMALVIAGKGRAAGMRRTSTFEIPEA from the coding sequence ATGACCGCCCACCCGCCCGCCGCCACCGCCGGGAGCGGCTCCGCCGCACGCCCCGCCGACCGCCTCCGTCCGCGCCGCTCCTGCCTGGCGGTCCCGGGAAGCAACCCGCGCTTCCTGGAGAAGGCCCAGGGTCTGCCCGCCGACCAGGTCTTCCTCGACCTGGAGGACGCCTGCGCGCCGCTCGCCAAGCCCGAGGCGCGGCACACCATCGTCAAGTTCCTCAACGAGGGCGACTGGACGGGCAAGACGCGCGTGGTCCGGGTCAACGACTGGACGACCGAGTGGACGTACCGCGACGTCGTCACGGTGGTCGAGGGCGCCGGCCCCCGCCTCGACTGCATCATGCTGCCCAAGGTGCAGGACGCCCAGCAGGTGGTCGCCCTGGACCTGCTGCTGACGCAGATCGAGAAGACCATGGGCTTCGAGGTCGGCCGCATCGGCATCGAGGCGCAGATCGAGAACGCGCGGGGACTGAACAACGTCAACGCCATCGCGCAGGCCTCGCCGCGCCTGGAGACGATCGTCTTCGGCCCGGCCGACTTCATGGCGTCGATCAACATGAAGTCGCTCGTCGTGGGCGAGCAGCCGCCCGGCTACCCGGCGGACGCCTACCACTACATCCTGATGAAGATCCTGATGGCCGCCCGCGCCAACGACCTCCAGGCGATCGACGGCCCCTACCTGCAGATCCGCAACGTCGACGGCTTCCGCGAGGTCGCCGGCCGGGCCGCCGCGCTCGGCTTCGACGGCAAGTGGGTGCTGCACCCGGGTCAGGTCGACGCCGCGAACGAGGTCTTCTCGCCCTCCCAGGAGGACTACGACCACGCCGAGCTGATCCTGGACGCGTACGAGTACTACACGTCCGAGGCGGGCGGCAGGAAGGGCTCCGCGATGCTCGGCGACGAGATGATCGACGAGGCCAGCCGCAAGATGGCCCTGGTCATCGCGGGCAAGGGGCGCGCCGCCGGCATGCGGCGCACCAGCACGTTCGAGATTCCGGAGGCGTGA